Within Desulfobacter sp., the genomic segment TGGGGCGCTTAAGCGGGTTTTTGTCCCTGTGGCCGAGGCATTGTCCGGAAACAGGGATAAGATTCTTGGCGATTTGCTGGCCGCCCAGGGCGGGCCCGTGGATATCGGAGGATATTATCACCCGGATGAAACGCTGCTGGCTGCTGTGATGCGTCCCTCGCCCGATTTTAACGCCATTCTTGACGGTATTGCCTGATCAGTAGACTGTAATCCGCCGCCCTGTTCCGTGGGTGCCATGGGGGGCGGACTGGCGGGCCAGATGCTGCAGCCGCCTGATCCGTTCTTGGGTGGGGGGATGGCTCCGCAGCAGGGGCGGTTCTCCCGGCCGGGCCGGGAGGGGAAGAAGCCTGTACCCTGCGGACATGGTGTTGAACTGCTCCACCCGGGCCAGGGCCGAGGCCAGGGCACCGGGGTCGTCAAGGAGCCGGGCGCTGCCCAGGTCCGCCTCAAACTCCCGGGTTCTGGACAGGGCCAGGTAGAGGAGCATGCTCAGCATCGGGGCAAAGACCATCAGCACCAGGGGCAGCAGACTGACCCTGGCATACCCCGTAAGAAACAGGGGGAGGCTGATCACCAGAAGGAATTGTCCCGCCAAGGACAGGTATCCGGTCAGCCTTCCGAAAACAGAGGAGAGGGCCATGACCTGGAAATCATTATTTTTGATATGGGTGATTTCGTGGGCCAGGATGCCGGCCATTTCCCGTGGTGTCAGCGCCGTGACCAGGCCTTTGGTGACGGCCACTGCAATGTCCCCTCCTTGGTCCACGGCAAAGGCGTTGAGCCGGGGCGAGGGCAGATAGTAGAGGGCGGGCATCCGTGCGAGGCCTGCCTTTTGGGACAGGAGATTCAGCATGGCATAGAGCCGGGGAGCCTGTTCCGGTGTCAGGGGGCGGGCCCGTAAATGTCCCATGATGATATGGGCCGGTACATGGGGGGTGAAAACGAACACCAGCACAACGGCAATCATGGCGATTTTGATGCCTGCAGGCCCCGCCATGAACCAGCCCAGGACTCCCAGCAATCCGGCATTGGCAATAAGCAGTGTGGTGGTCTGAAGTGAGTGAAAAAGGGTATGACGGAAGTCATGTTTTTTGTCCGGTCTTCTGTCCATGGTGATCCTCCACTAGTCCCTGGTATCTGGACAAAAGGTAAGGCGGTGGTATTACTTTGTCAAATTTGAACTAAAAAGTAATATTGGTTTTGCGAAATTCAGATGGCGCTGGGAAACGCCGGAAACCGGGGAACGATGGTTGTAGTTATACAGTGAAGAGGGTGAGTTGGTTCCGCCGGGCATCGGCATGCTGGATGGTCACCGGGATCAGGTCCCCGTGTTTGAGCTTGAAGCCGGAGGCGGGCAGCCGGGCCTCCATCATGAATTCTTTGAGCAGGACATTATAATGGTCGCGGTGGCAGTCCAGGACCAGGCCTTCAAAGGTCGCGCCGCGCATTCCCTCCAGGTATTTGATCAGCCAGTACCGTTTCCGGGCCCCCTGTATGCGTCCGGTGTTGGCCACGGGAATGGAAATGGCCTGGAGGATCTCATCCAGTTTCTGGGTGGAATAGGGGGTGCCCAGCCCAAGAAGTGCCTTGATCTGGCGCTGGGTGAGCAGGTCGTGGTATCTCCGGATGGGTGAGGTCGCCGTTACATAGGCTTTTACCCCTAAACCGGCGTGGGGTTCGGCATGGGTGTTTATGATGGCGCGGCTCAATTGTTTGCGCTGCATGAAATTGGGCAACAGCGCCGTTTCAATGCCTTTTAAGATGCGTTGCTTGGGCTGGGCCTGGGATCTGAACACGGCCGGCATTTCATTATTGCTTAAGAATTCCGCCATGAGGGAGTTGGCCAGGATCATCATCTCCGATACCAGCATCCGGGAAGGATTCTCCCGGTCCACCTTTGCGTATCTGATTTCTCTGTTATCCTCCAGCCAGACATTGACCTCGGGCAGGGTGATCTGGATGGCTCCGGCTTTCAGGCGTTTTTCCCTGAGAATGGTGGCCATTTTGTACAGGCTGGTAATGGGATCGTTTTTCCCGTTGAGGAGATTGGCTTCGGCGTAGCTCATCTGCTGGTGCACATTGATGACCGAGGGGATGATTTTATAATCCAGCACCTCGAAGAACCGGTTCATGTGGACCAGGGTGGAGATGGCCGGCCGGGTTTTGCCCTCCTTGAGGCTGCACAGGTCTTCGGAGAGGCTGGGGGGGATCATGGGCAGTTTGTCGTCGGGCATATAAATGGAGGATGCCCGGTAGCGGGCCGCCATGTCAATGGGGTCGCCGTTCTTGATATAGGCGTCCACGTCAATGATGTGAATTCCCAAACGGTAGCCGTTGTCCGTGGTTTCCAGGCTGATGGCATCGTCATAATCCTGTGTGGACTGACCGTCAATGGTGATCAGTGGCAGGTGGGTGAGATTTCGCCGTTTGGGGTTGTCAAAGACATTGGTGGCGGTTCTGCACAGTCGGGTGGCCGTTTCCAGAACCCTGTCCGAAAATGCCACGGGAATCTGCAGAGAGAGCAGGTCAAGGTTTTCGTCAACATCCCAGATGCCGGCCTTGACAAAAAGCCCAAAAAGCTGATCTACCACGCTTAAACCCGACTTTTTGATCATCTGCTTGGCCGTGGCAGCCATATTCGCATCGTTACCGAATAAGTAGTAATTTTTCAGGATCTCAATAATCTGGGGTTCCGGTGGCTCAGGCCGGTTGTCCTGGTTTTTGAGCCGGTTCAGCCAGGCCGCCCCTTTTAGAATCAGGGCTTCCCGGCGTTCTGCCTCACGGACCTGCCGTTTCCGGGTTTCCACCTGCTCGTGGGTGTAGGGCAGAAAAATGAGCTTGTTGAACTTAAAGTAAAGGCGGTCATTGAAAAAGGCACGGATGACGGCGGCTTCATGATCAGGCGTCAGTGGGGGATCAAAGCAGAACAGGGTCATTGCGGAAATATCGATTTCCTCGGGCTCCTCATGGAGGATTTCCCATAGATCCTTTATATCTATAGATTCAGACAGCTTTTTGCGGTTGGCCGTAACCTGTTTCAAACGGGTTACCATGGCTGTTCTGGACATCTCCATATCCAGTACGGCCTCGGACACATGCGACAGCCGCTTCTCGGAAAAATTCACTTCCCGGCTGTTCTCGTTGAGCAGCCGGAGCTTGCCTTTTTTCTCACTGAGGATAACCGCTGAAATAATTTTTTGCTGATCTATATATTCTACAATGGTGCCAATATTCATGGAGAGGACAATATCAGGAAGACTAGGCAAAGTCAATCGCTCAAACCGGTCGTCTGCCTTGAAAATCTGCCCGGGTTGAGATAGGATAACCGGATGAGTAAATCAGAGAAATTTAAAAAAAAACGAGGAAAAACAAAGAAAAAAAACGACTTGCCCGTTTTGGGATCCGATGCGGATTTTTTGTCTGCCTTTTTGGAGGATGATGCAAAGGGGGCGGCTGAAAAAGGCAAGCCATCGCATGGGAAGGACGACCGGGCAAATCGGGTAAATAAGCACGGGCTGCCCTTTATAGAAGACTATGAAGCCCGGTTTTCCCAGGGAGATGAAATTCCGGAAGACGGGGGTGACGCCTCACCTGAGGAAACCCAATCCCTTGGGGAAGATATCAGTGACGCAGAGTTCTCCCGGTTGCTGGACGAGTCCCTCAGGACC encodes:
- a CDS encoding M48 family metalloprotease, yielding MDRRPDKKHDFRHTLFHSLQTTTLLIANAGLLGVLGWFMAGPAGIKIAMIAVVLVFVFTPHVPAHIIMGHLRARPLTPEQAPRLYAMLNLLSQKAGLARMPALYYLPSPRLNAFAVDQGGDIAVAVTKGLVTALTPREMAGILAHEITHIKNNDFQVMALSSVFGRLTGYLSLAGQFLLVISLPLFLTGYARVSLLPLVLMVFAPMLSMLLYLALSRTREFEADLGSARLLDDPGALASALARVEQFNTMSAGYRLLPLPARPGEPPLLRSHPPTQERIRRLQHLARQSAPHGTHGTGRRITVY
- a CDS encoding RNB domain-containing ribonuclease, whose protein sequence is MNIGTIVEYIDQQKIISAVILSEKKGKLRLLNENSREVNFSEKRLSHVSEAVLDMEMSRTAMVTRLKQVTANRKKLSESIDIKDLWEILHEEPEEIDISAMTLFCFDPPLTPDHEAAVIRAFFNDRLYFKFNKLIFLPYTHEQVETRKRQVREAERREALILKGAAWLNRLKNQDNRPEPPEPQIIEILKNYYLFGNDANMAATAKQMIKKSGLSVVDQLFGLFVKAGIWDVDENLDLLSLQIPVAFSDRVLETATRLCRTATNVFDNPKRRNLTHLPLITIDGQSTQDYDDAISLETTDNGYRLGIHIIDVDAYIKNGDPIDMAARYRASSIYMPDDKLPMIPPSLSEDLCSLKEGKTRPAISTLVHMNRFFEVLDYKIIPSVINVHQQMSYAEANLLNGKNDPITSLYKMATILREKRLKAGAIQITLPEVNVWLEDNREIRYAKVDRENPSRMLVSEMMILANSLMAEFLSNNEMPAVFRSQAQPKQRILKGIETALLPNFMQRKQLSRAIINTHAEPHAGLGVKAYVTATSPIRRYHDLLTQRQIKALLGLGTPYSTQKLDEILQAISIPVANTGRIQGARKRYWLIKYLEGMRGATFEGLVLDCHRDHYNVLLKEFMMEARLPASGFKLKHGDLIPVTIQHADARRNQLTLFTV